A single region of the Oncorhynchus keta strain PuntledgeMale-10-30-2019 chromosome 37, Oket_V2, whole genome shotgun sequence genome encodes:
- the LOC127916738 gene encoding uncharacterized protein LOC127916738 isoform X6, translated as MSKGVMSKGVVSKGVMSKGVMSEGVMSKGVMSKGVMSEGVMSKGVMSKGVMSKGVMSKGVVSKGVVSKGVMSKGVVSKGVVSKGVMSKGVVSKGVVSKGVMSKGVVSKGVVSKGVMSKGVVSKGVMSDVVSKGVMSKGVVSKGVVSKGVVSDVVSKDVMSKGVVSKGVMSKGVMSKGVVSKDVMSKGVMSKGVMSKGVMSKGVVSEGVVSKDVVGKGVVSKGVVSKDVVSKGVVGKGVVSKGVVSKGVVSKDVVGKGVVSKDVVSKGVVSKDVVIKGVVSKDVVSKGVVSKDVVSKGVVSKDVVSKGVVSKDVVIKGVVSKDVVSKGVVSKDVVGKGVVSKGVVSKGVVSKGVVSKDVVGKGVVSKDVVSKGVVSKDVVSKGVVSKDVVSKGVVSKGVVSKGVVSKDVVGKGVVSKGVVSKDVVSESVVSKGVVSKDVVGKGVVSKGVVSKGVVSKDVVGKGVVSKDVVSKGVVSKDVVSKGVVSKDVVSKGVVSKGVVSKGVVSKGVVSKGVVSKDVVGKGVVSKGVLSEGVVSKGVVSKYVVGKGVVSKGVVSKDVVGKGVVSKGVVSKDVVSESVVSKGVVSKDVVGKGVVSKGVVSKGVVSKGVVSKYVVGKGVVSKGVVSKGVVSKGVVSKDVVSESVVSKGVVSKDVVGKGVVSKGVVSKDVVGKGVVSKGVVNDVVGKGVVSKGVVSDVVGKGVVSDVVGKGVVSEGVVSKGVVSKDVVGKGVVSKGVVSKDVVSKGVVSKGVVSKGVVSKGVVSKDVVGKGVVSKGVVSEGVVSKDVVGKGVVSKGVVSKGVVSKGIVSEGIMSKDVVGKGVVSKGVMNEGVVSKGVVSKDVVGKGVVSKGVVSKDVVSKGVVSKGVVSEGVVSKDVVGKGVVSDVVGKGVVSEGIMSKDVVGKGVVSKGVMNEGVVSKGIVSEGVVSEDVVGKVVMSKGVVSKGVVSKGVVSKGIVSKGVVSEDVVGKGVVSDVVGKGVMSKAVVSEGVESFTHSHTINSLTSLFNHIQYRHL; from the exons ATGAGTAAAGGTGTAAtgagtaaaggtgtagtgagtaaaggtgtaATGAGTAAAGGTGTAATGAGTGAAGGTGTAATGAGTAAAGGTGTAATGAGTAAAGGTGTAATGAGTGAAGGTGTAATGAGTAAAGGTGTAATGAGTAAAGGTGTAATGAGTAAAGGTGTAAtgagtaaaggtgtagtgagtaaaggtgtagtgagtaaaggtgtaatgagtaaaggtgtagtgagtaaaggtgtagtgagtaaaggtgtaatgagtaaaggtgtagtgagtaaaggtgtagtgagtaaaggtgtaatgagtaaaggtgtagtgagtaaag gtgtagtgagtaaaggtgtaatgagtaaaggtgtagtgagtaaaggtgtaatgagtgatgtagtgagtaaaggtgtaatgagtaaaggtgtagtgagtaaaggtgtagtgagtaaaggtgtagtgagtgaTGTAGTGAGTAAAGATGTAAtgagtaaaggtgtagtgagtaaaggtgtaATGAGTAAAGGTGTAAtgagtaaaggtgtagtgagtaaagaTGTCATGAGTAAAGGTGTAATGAGTAAAGGTGTAATGAGTAAAGGTGTAAtgagtaaaggtgtagtgagtgaaggtgtagtgagtaaagatgtagtgggtaaaggtgtagtgagtaaaggtgtagtgagtaaagatgtagtgagtaaaggtgtagtgggtaaaggtgtagtgagtaaaggtgtagtgagtaaaggtgtagtgagtaaagatgtagtgggtaaaggtgtagtgagtaaagatgtagtgagtaaaggtgtagtgagtaaagaTGTAGTGAttaaaggtgtagtgagtaaagatgtagtgagtaaaggtgtagtgagtaaagatgtagtgagtaaaggtgtagtgagtaaagatgtagtgagtaaaggtgtagtgagtaaagaTGTAGTGAttaaaggtgtagtgagtaaagatgtagtgagtaaaggtgtagtgagtaaagatgtagtgggtaaaggtgtagtgagtaaaggtgtagtgagtaaaggtgtagtgagtaaaggtgtagtgagtaaagatgtagtgggtaaaggtgtagtgagtaaagatgtagtgagtaaaggtgtagtgagtaaagatgtagtgagtaaaggtgtagtgagtaaagatgtagtgagtaaag gtgtagtgagtaaaggtgtagtgagtaaaggtgtagtgagtaaagatgtagtgggtaaaggtgtagtgagtaaaggtgtagtgagtaaagaTGTAGTGAGTGAAAgtgtagtgagtaaaggtgtagtgagtaaagatgtagtgggtaaaggtgtagtgagtaaaggtgtagtgagtaaaggtgtagtgagtaaagatgtagtgggtaaaggtgtagtgagtaaagatgtagtgagtaaaggtgtagtgagtaaagatgtagtgagtaaaggtgtagtgagtaaagatgtagtgagtaaaggtgtagtgagtaaaggtgtagtgagtaaaggtgtagtgagtaaaggtgtagtgagtaaaggtgtagtgagtaaagatgtagtgggtaaaggtgtagtgagtaaaggtgtaTTGAGTgaaggtgtagtgagtaaaggtgtagtgagtaaatatgtagtgggtaaaggtgtagtgagtaaaggtgtagtgagtaaagatgtagtgggtaaaggtgtagtgagtaaaggtgtagtgagtaaagaTGTAGTGAGTGAAAgtgtagtgagtaaaggtgtagtgagtaaagatgtagtgggtaaaggtgtagtgagtaaaggtgtagtgagtaaaggtgtagtgagtaaaggtgtagtgagtaaatatgtagtgggtaaaggtgtagtgagtaaaggtgtagtgagtaaaggtgtagtgagtaaaggtgtagtgagtaaagaTGTAGTGAGTGAAAgtgtagtgagtaaaggtgtagtgagtaaagatgtagtgggtaaaggtgtagtgagtaaaggtgtagtgagtaaagatgtagtgggtaaaggtgtagtgagtaaaggtgtagtgaatgatgtagtgggtaaaggtgtagtgagtaaaggtgtagtgagtgatgtagtgggtaaaggtgtagtgagtgatgtagtgggtaaaggtgtagtgagtgaaggtgtagtgagtaaaggtgtagtgagtaaagatgtagtgggtaaaggtgtagtgagtaaaggtgtagtgagtaaagatgtagtgagtaaaggtgtagtgagtaaaggtgtagtgagtaaaggtgtagtgagtaaaggtgtagtgagtaaagatgtagtgggtaaaggtgtagtgagtaaaggtgtagtgagtgaag gtgtagtgagtaaagatgtagtgggtaaaggtgtagtgagtaaag gtgtagtgagtaaaggtgtagtgagtaaaggtATAGTGAGTGAAGGTATAATGAGTAAAGATGTAGTGggtaaaggtgtagtgagtaaaggtgtaATGAATgaaggtgtagtgagtaaaggtgtagtgagtaaagatgtagtgggtaaaggtgtagtgagtaaaggtgtagtgagtaaagatgtagtgagtaaaggtgtagtgagtaaaggtgtagtgagtgaaggtgtagtgagtaaagatgtagtgggtaaaggtgtagtgagtgatgtagtgggtaaaggtgtagtgagtgaAGGTATAATGAGTAAAGATGTAGTGggtaaaggtgtagtgagtaaaggtgtaATGAATgaaggtgtagtgagtaaaggtATAGTGAGTGAAGGTGTAGTGAGTGAAGATGTAGTGGGTAAAGTTGTAAtgagtaaaggtgtagtgagtaaaggtgtagtgagtaaaggtgtagtgagtaaaggtATAGTGAGTAAAG GTGTAGTGAGTGAAGATGTAGTGGgtaaaggtgtagtgagtgaTGTAGTGGGTAAAGGTGTAATGAGTAAAGCTGTAGTGAGTGAAGGTGTTGAGAGTtttacacactcacatacaattAATTCCCTCACATCTCTCTTCAATCACATCCAGTATAGACATCTGTAA
- the LOC127916738 gene encoding uncharacterized protein LOC127916738 isoform X40 — protein MSKGVMSKGVVSKGVMSKGVMSEGVMSKGVMSKGVMSEGVMSKGVMSKGVMSKGVMSKGVVSKGVVSKGVMSKGVVSKGVVSKGVMSKGVVSKGVVSKGVMSKGVVSKGVVSKGVMSKGVVSKGVMSDVVSKGVMSKGVVSKGVVSKGVVSDVVSKDVMSKGVVSKGVMSKGVMSKGVVSKDVMSKGVMSKGVMSKGVMSKGVVSEGVVSKDVVGKGVVSKGVVSKDVVSKGVVGKGVVSKGVVSKGVVSKDVVGKGVVSKDVVSKGVVSKDVVIKGVVSKDVVSKGVVSKDVVSKGVVSKDVVSKGVVSKDVVIKGVVSKDVVSKGVVSKDVVSKGVVSKDVVSKGVVSKGVVSKDVVGKGVVSKDVVSKGVVSKDVVSKGVVSKDVVSKGVVSKGVVSKGVVSKGVVSKGVVSKDVVGKGVVSKGVLSEGVVSKGVVSKYVVGKGVVSKGVVSKDVVGKGVVSKGVVSKDVVSESVVSKGVVSKDVVGKGVVSKGVVSKGVVSKGVVSKYVVGKGVVSKGVVSKGVVSKGVVSKDVVSESVVSKGVVSKDVVGKGVVSKGVVSKDVVGKGVVSKGVVNDVVGKGVVSKGVVSDVVGKGVVSDVVGKGVVSEGVVSKGVVSKDVVGKGVVSKGVVSKDVVSKGVVSKGVVSKGVVSKGVVSKDVVGKGVVSKGVVSEGVVSKDVVGKGVVSKGVVSKGVVSKGIVSEGIMSKDVVGKGVVSKGVMNEGVVSKGVVSKDVVGKGVVSKGVVSKDVVSKGVVSKGVVSEGVVSKDVVGKGVVSDVVGKGVVSEGIMSKDVVGKGVVSKGVMNEGVVSKGIVSEGVVSEDVVGKVVMSKGVVSKGVVSKGVVSKGIVSKGVVSEDVVGKGVVSDVVGKGVMSKAVVSEGVESFTHSHTINSLTSLFNHIQYRHL, from the exons ATGAGTAAAGGTGTAAtgagtaaaggtgtagtgagtaaaggtgtaATGAGTAAAGGTGTAATGAGTGAAGGTGTAATGAGTAAAGGTGTAATGAGTAAAGGTGTAATGAGTGAAGGTGTAATGAGTAAAGGTGTAATGAGTAAAGGTGTAATGAGTAAAGGTGTAAtgagtaaaggtgtagtgagtaaaggtgtagtgagtaaaggtgtaatgagtaaaggtgtagtgagtaaaggtgtagtgagtaaaggtgtaatgagtaaaggtgtagtgagtaaaggtgtagtgagtaaaggtgtaatgagtaaaggtgtagtgagtaaag gtgtagtgagtaaaggtgtaatgagtaaaggtgtagtgagtaaaggtgtaatgagtgatgtagtgagtaaaggtgtaatgagtaaaggtgtagtgagtaaaggtgtagtgagtaaaggtgtagtgagtgaTGTAGTGAGTAAAGATGTAAtgagtaaaggtgtagtgagtaaaggtgtaATGAGTAAAGGTGTAAtgagtaaaggtgtagtgagtaaagaTGTCATGAGTAAAGGTGTAATGAGTAAAGGTGTAATGAGTAAAGGTGTAAtgagtaaaggtgtagtgagtgaaggtgtagtgagtaaagatgtagtgggtaaaggtgtagtgagtaaaggtgtagtgagtaaagatgtagtgagtaaaggtgtagtgggtaaaggtgtagtgagtaaaggtgtagtgagtaaaggtgtagtgagtaaagatgtagtgggtaaaggtgtagtgagtaaagatgtagtgagtaaaggtgtagtgagtaaagaTGTAGTGAttaaaggtgtagtgagtaaagatgtagtgagtaaaggtgtagtgagtaaagatgtagtgagtaaaggtgtagtgagtaaagatgtagtgagtaaaggtgtagtgagtaaagaTGTAGTGAttaaag gtgtagtgagtaaagatgtagtgagtaaaggtgtagtgagtaaagatgtagtgagtaaaggtgtagtgagtaaagatgtagtgagtaaag gtgtagtgagtaaaggtgtagtgagtaaagatgtagtgggtaaaggtgtagtgagtaaagatgtagtgagtaaaggtgtagtgagtaaagatgtagtgagtaaaggtgtagtgagtaaagatgtagtgagtaaaggtgtagtgagtaaaggtgtagtgagtaaaggtgtagtgagtaaaggtgtagtgagtaaaggtgtagtgagtaaagatgtagtgggtaaaggtgtagtgagtaaaggtgtaTTGAGTgaaggtgtagtgagtaaaggtgtagtgagtaaatatgtagtgggtaaaggtgtagtgagtaaaggtgtagtgagtaaagatgtagtgggtaaaggtgtagtgagtaaaggtgtagtgagtaaagaTGTAGTGAGTGAAAgtgtagtgagtaaaggtgtagtgagtaaagatgtagtgggtaaaggtgtagtgagtaaaggtgtagtgagtaaaggtgtagtgagtaaaggtgtagtgagtaaatatgtagtgggtaaaggtgtagtgagtaaaggtgtagtgagtaaaggtgtagtgagtaaaggtgtagtgagtaaagaTGTAGTGAGTGAAAgtgtagtgagtaaaggtgtagtgagtaaagatgtagtgggtaaaggtgtagtgagtaaaggtgtagtgagtaaagatgtagtgggtaaaggtgtagtgagtaaaggtgtagtgaatgatgtagtgggtaaaggtgtagtgagtaaaggtgtagtgagtgatgtagtgggtaaaggtgtagtgagtgatgtagtgggtaaaggtgtagtgagtgaaggtgtagtgagtaaaggtgtagtgagtaaagatgtagtgggtaaaggtgtagtgagtaaaggtgtagtgagtaaagatgtagtgagtaaaggtgtagtgagtaaaggtgtagtgagtaaaggtgtagtgagtaaaggtgtagtgagtaaagatgtagtgggtaaaggtgtagtgagtaaaggtgtagtgagtgaag gtgtagtgagtaaagatgtagtgggtaaaggtgtagtgagtaaag gtgtagtgagtaaaggtgtagtgagtaaaggtATAGTGAGTGAAGGTATAATGAGTAAAGATGTAGTGggtaaaggtgtagtgagtaaaggtgtaATGAATgaaggtgtagtgagtaaaggtgtagtgagtaaagatgtagtgggtaaaggtgtagtgagtaaaggtgtagtgagtaaagatgtagtgagtaaaggtgtagtgagtaaaggtgtagtgagtgaaggtgtagtgagtaaagatgtagtgggtaaaggtgtagtgagtgatgtagtgggtaaaggtgtagtgagtgaAGGTATAATGAGTAAAGATGTAGTGggtaaaggtgtagtgagtaaaggtgtaATGAATgaaggtgtagtgagtaaaggtATAGTGAGTGAAGGTGTAGTGAGTGAAGATGTAGTGGGTAAAGTTGTAAtgagtaaaggtgtagtgagtaaaggtgtagtgagtaaaggtgtagtgagtaaaggtATAGTGAGTAAAG GTGTAGTGAGTGAAGATGTAGTGGgtaaaggtgtagtgagtgaTGTAGTGGGTAAAGGTGTAATGAGTAAAGCTGTAGTGAGTGAAGGTGTTGAGAGTtttacacactcacatacaattAATTCCCTCACATCTCTCTTCAATCACATCCAGTATAGACATCTGTAA
- the LOC127916738 gene encoding uncharacterized protein LOC127916738 isoform X16, which translates to MSKGVMSEGVMSKGVMSKGVMSKGVMSKGVMSKGVVSKGVMSKGVVSKGVVSKGVMSKGVVSKGVVSKGVMSKGVVSKGVMSDVVSKGVMSKGVVSKGVVSKGVVSDVVSKDVMSKGVVSKGVMSKGVMSKGVVSKDVMSKGVMSKGVMSKGVMSKGVVSEGVVSKDVVGKGVVSKGVVSKDVVSKGVVGKGVVSKGVVSKGVVSKDVVGKGVVSKDVVSKGVVSKDVVIKGVVSKDVVSKGVVSKDVVSKGVVSKDVVSKGVVSKDVVIKGVVSKDVVSKGVVSKDVVGKGVVSKGVVSKGVVSKGVVSKDVVGKGVVSKDVVSKGVVSKDVVSKGVVSKDVVSKGVVSKGVVSKGVVSKGVVSKGVVSKGVVSKDVVGKGVVSKGVVSKDVVSESVVSKGVVSKDVVGKGVVSKGVVSKGVVSKDVVGKGVVSKDVVSKGVVSKDVVSKGVVSKDVVSKGVVSKGVVSKGVVSKGVVSKGVVSKDVVGKGVVSKGVLSEGVVSKGVVSKYVVGKGVVSKGVVSKDVVGKGVVSKGVVSKDVVSESVVSKGVVSKDVVGKGVVSKGVVSKGVVSKGVVSKYVVGKGVVSKGVVSKGVVSKGVVSKDVVSESVVSKGVVSKDVVGKGVVSKGVVSKDVVGKGVVSKGVVNDVVGKGVVSKGVVSDVVGKGVVSDVVGKGVVSEGVVSKGVVSKDVVGKGVVSKGVVSKDVVSKGVVSKGVVSKGVVSKGVVSKDVVGKGVVSKGVVSEGVVSKDVVGKGVVSKGVVSKGVVSKGIVSEGIMSKDVVGKGVVSKGVMNEGVVSKGVVSKDVVGKGVVSKGVVSKDVVSKGVVSKGVVSEGVVSKDVVGKGVVSDVVGKGVVSEGIMSKDVVGKGVVSKGVMNEGVVSKGIVSEGVVSEDVVGKVVMSKGVVSKGVVSKGVVSKGIVSKGVVSEDVVGKGVVSDVVGKGVMSKAVVSEGVESFTHSHTINSLTSLFNHIQYRHL; encoded by the exons ATGAGTAAAGGTGTAATGAGTGAAGGTGTAATGAGTAAAG GTGTAATGAGTAAAGGTGTAATGAGTAAAGGTGTAATGAGTAAAGGTGTAAtgagtaaag gtgtagtgagtaaaggtgtaatgagtaaaggtgtagtgagtaaaggtgtagtgagtaaaggtgtaatgagtaaaggtgtagtgagtaaag gtgtagtgagtaaaggtgtaatgagtaaaggtgtagtgagtaaaggtgtaatgagtgatgtagtgagtaaaggtgtaatgagtaaaggtgtagtgagtaaaggtgtagtgagtaaaggtgtagtgagtgaTGTAGTGAGTAAAGATGTAAtgagtaaaggtgtagtgagtaaaggtgtaATGAGTAAAGGTGTAAtgagtaaaggtgtagtgagtaaagaTGTCATGAGTAAAGGTGTAATGAGTAAAGGTGTAATGAGTAAAGGTGTAAtgagtaaaggtgtagtgagtgaaggtgtagtgagtaaagatgtagtgggtaaaggtgtagtgagtaaaggtgtagtgagtaaagatgtagtgagtaaaggtgtagtgggtaaaggtgtagtgagtaaaggtgtagtgagtaaaggtgtagtgagtaaagatgtagtgggtaaaggtgtagtgagtaaagatgtagtgagtaaaggtgtagtgagtaaagaTGTAGTGAttaaaggtgtagtgagtaaagatgtagtgagtaaaggtgtagtgagtaaagatgtagtgagtaaaggtgtagtgagtaaagatgtagtgagtaaaggtgtagtgagtaaagaTGTAGTGAttaaaggtgtagtgagtaaagatgtagtgagtaaaggtgtagtgagtaaagatgtagtgggtaaaggtgtagtgagtaaaggtgtagtgagtaaaggtgtagtgagtaaaggtgtagtgagtaaagatgtagtgggtaaaggtgtagtgagtaaagatgtagtgagtaaaggtgtagtgagtaaagatgtagtgagtaaaggtgtagtgagtaaagatgtagtgagtaaaggtgtagtgagtaaaggtgtagtgagtaaaggtgtagtgagtaaaggtgtagtgagtaaaggtgtagtgagtaaaggtgtagtgagtaaagatgtagtgggtaaaggtgtagtgagtaaaggtgtagtgagtaaagaTGTAGTGAGTGAAAgtgtagtgagtaaaggtgtagtgagtaaagatgtagtgggtaaaggtgtagtgagtaaaggtgtagtgagtaaaggtgtagtgagtaaagatgtagtgggtaaaggtgtagtgagtaaagatgtagtgagtaaaggtgtagtgagtaaagatgtagtgagtaaaggtgtagtgagtaaagatgtagtgagtaaaggtgtagtgagtaaaggtgtagtgagtaaaggtgtagtgagtaaaggtgtagtgagtaaaggtgtagtgagtaaagatgtagtgggtaaaggtgtagtgagtaaaggtgtaTTGAGTgaaggtgtagtgagtaaaggtgtagtgagtaaatatgtagtgggtaaaggtgtagtgagtaaaggtgtagtgagtaaagatgtagtgggtaaaggtgtagtgagtaaaggtgtagtgagtaaagaTGTAGTGAGTGAAAgtgtagtgagtaaaggtgtagtgagtaaagatgtagtgggtaaaggtgtagtgagtaaaggtgtagtgagtaaaggtgtagtgagtaaaggtgtagtgagtaaatatgtagtgggtaaaggtgtagtgagtaaaggtgtagtgagtaaaggtgtagtgagtaaaggtgtagtgagtaaagaTGTAGTGAGTGAAAgtgtagtgagtaaaggtgtagtgagtaaagatgtagtgggtaaaggtgtagtgagtaaaggtgtagtgagtaaagatgtagtgggtaaaggtgtagtgagtaaaggtgtagtgaatgatgtagtgggtaaaggtgtagtgagtaaaggtgtagtgagtgatgtagtgggtaaaggtgtagtgagtgatgtagtgggtaaaggtgtagtgagtgaaggtgtagtgagtaaaggtgtagtgagtaaagatgtagtgggtaaaggtgtagtgagtaaaggtgtagtgagtaaagatgtagtgagtaaaggtgtagtgagtaaaggtgtagtgagtaaaggtgtagtgagtaaaggtgtagtgagtaaagatgtagtgggtaaaggtgtagtgagtaaaggtgtagtgagtgaag gtgtagtgagtaaagatgtagtgggtaaaggtgtagtgagtaaag gtgtagtgagtaaaggtgtagtgagtaaaggtATAGTGAGTGAAGGTATAATGAGTAAAGATGTAGTGggtaaaggtgtagtgagtaaaggtgtaATGAATgaaggtgtagtgagtaaaggtgtagtgagtaaagatgtagtgggtaaaggtgtagtgagtaaaggtgtagtgagtaaagatgtagtgagtaaaggtgtagtgagtaaaggtgtagtgagtgaaggtgtagtgagtaaagatgtagtgggtaaaggtgtagtgagtgatgtagtgggtaaaggtgtagtgagtgaAGGTATAATGAGTAAAGATGTAGTGggtaaaggtgtagtgagtaaaggtgtaATGAATgaaggtgtagtgagtaaaggtATAGTGAGTGAAGGTGTAGTGAGTGAAGATGTAGTGGGTAAAGTTGTAAtgagtaaaggtgtagtgagtaaaggtgtagtgagtaaaggtgtagtgagtaaaggtATAGTGAGTAAAG GTGTAGTGAGTGAAGATGTAGTGGgtaaaggtgtagtgagtgaTGTAGTGGGTAAAGGTGTAATGAGTAAAGCTGTAGTGAGTGAAGGTGTTGAGAGTtttacacactcacatacaattAATTCCCTCACATCTCTCTTCAATCACATCCAGTATAGACATCTGTAA